Genomic segment of Zingiber officinale cultivar Zhangliang chromosome 11B, Zo_v1.1, whole genome shotgun sequence:
gattaaaaaaatatacaattatataaaaattattttggttctatttatTTTCGAATCTgacataaatttatttaaataatttaatacatatataggctTTTCTTTGTTTATGCTAAGTCCCATTAAAGTAGGATTTGATTTCTTATGCTAATTTTCTACCGAATATTTATTAATTGCaacatatttgtttattattataaatttgcATTAAAAAATTGCATTCTACTTATTTCCATGAAGATTGCAACGAATCAGGTATGTACCAAATCAAAATGAAAAGATATCCGAAAAATCTCGAATTTTTAATTCTTTCCAAACAATATTCTATCTATATACAACACTCATAGCTTGTCCAAGAATCACAGTGATAAAACAATGGCTGGACAAGTAAGAAAGCTAAATTATCCTCGTTAATTGTTTATTATTCTTTTCTTGAAAACAATGGCTGGacaagtaaaaatatttttcttcgtGTTTGTTTGATTTTGATTCAGAGTGTTATCGTCATCAGTCTCTTTGttctccttcttcttgcttcttcctCTGCTGCTACTGAGGTTTTGGCTGATGCGTCAATATACAACGTCTTAGACTTTGGAGCCAAAGGAGATGGCAACACCAATGACACTCtagtaagtaattaattaaaacaGGGCATCTCATACTTCCATGGTGTTCCAAGCACTCATGATGCTGAACCATCTATCAGAATCGATCCATGTTATTTTTCAAACTTACCTGACTGGTGAAAAACTTCCATGGACGGATTCGATCACctctatgaaaaaaaaaacatccatGATATGATGAATTAGTGTATTTTATTTCTATCTTAATTAAATCCTTAACTACTACTGCTGTTTCAGGCGTTTGTAAATGCATGGAATGCAGCATGTCACAAGAGCACGACACCCTCCACCTTGCTGATTCCGGCAGGGAAGACATTTTTGTTGTCTTACATCGATTTCGAAGGACCTTGCAACAACTTCATTTCCGTAACGGTATACATATATACATACAAACATACATACATACGGAATAGAGTCGGGAATTCCTATACCTCGTATACTTCTTATAATCCCCCACCCCACCCCGCCGCTCCGTCCCGCCTTACATACATATCTCAATACCATATATGTTTGAGGAAGACTGATGATATGTTATTCCTGTTCCAAAGATTGATGGAAACCTTAAACGGATAAACGAAATATGGCAAGAAGTTTTCAGCTGGCTGCTTTTCAGTCGAATCAACGGCATAACAATCTCCGGCTCCGGTGAGCTCGACGGCCAAGGGACAGAGTGGTGGTCATGCAAAGAGAAAAACGTAAAACTTTATATCCATCTATCTATCTATTTATCTATTTAGAGATGATTCGAGTCATGAAAACATCTTTGTGGAAACAGGTTTTTGTAAAATGCATATAAGTTGTATATACAAGATCCAATTCTTCTCCGGATCTCCACAAGTGAAAGTTTCATACATTGGACCgtcctttatttatttaatttatctatCTACGTCGCAATTAATTATTATTCCTCGACACTAACTATATTATTTTGATCGACTTGATTTATATTGCAGCAATGTCCAGAAGATGGGCCCAATGTAAGTCTATTGAAACACATTGGTGAAAAATTTAAGTCACAAAGTGTGGACATTGTTAATGAAGTATAATATTGCTTGCAGAGTCTACATATGTTGAGTTGCACTGATGCACAGATTTGGGGGCTGAGGTCGATCAACAGCGTGATGATGCACATATCGGTCGGGAAGAGCAAGCGAGTCGATATCAGAGACATCACCATCGTCGCCCCCGACGAGAGCCCCAACACTGACGGCATCCACGTCCAGCAAAGCCAATTTGTGAGCATCAGAAACTCCATAATTGGGACGGGAGATGACTGTGTGTCACTGAGCGAAGGTGCTGAGGACATTACTATACGTAATGTAAAATGTGGCCCTGGCCATGGaataaggtatatatatatacttaattACTTACGAATTAGTATAGTTAATGGCCATTAAGTAAGTAGTTTCAAAGCAATTAACCTTGATTAAGCCATTAATTAATTTCATGCTTATTTAATAATTGTAGCATTGGGAGCTTGGGCAAAAAAGGGTCCCAGGCAACAGCAGCCAACATCCATGTCTCCAACTGCACCTTGACCAAAACAACCAATGGAGTCAGGATCAAGACATGGCAGGCAAGATATgtcttattattaaaataaaaataaatttaaaagatccTCTTAGCTAATTTATAATTAGTTAGTATTAATTAAAAGGACCTTGTATATAATTTAAAATGGTTAAAATTATTATGATGTGACATTGAGATCAAACAAATTGGTTGAAATAATTTCTTGTAAAATGTAaggtaaaattttaaataatagatTTAAGTTTTTTCCTTGGTTcaagatattattattattattattattattattattattattattattaaattttgcAGGGAGGTTCTGGCTTTGCGAGTAACATATCGTTTGTGGATATCACCATGAATGACGTGCGCTATCCCATTATTATAGATCAGTACTATTGTCCTCACAGCGAATGCGATGCCCAAGTACGTACGTAGGAATAGAACaagaaatagaaaactaaattacaaattactccaataataattaattatgatcaTTCACGATTGATGCTAGCTAATTAATGCTCTACTTCAGGCATCAGCAGTAGAAGTGAGGGATGTGAAATACATTGGAGTGACAGGAAGCTCAACGAGAGAAGTAGCAATCGCTCTGAATTGCAGCCAAAGTGTGCCGTGCAGTGGCATCGTCATGGACAGGGTGAATCTGTGGAATTCAAATGAAGGAGAAGAGGTGCGGTCTCACTGCATCAGTGCCGATGGATATGCGATGAATCAAGTCACGCCTGCTGTTTCTTGCCTGACCCAGAGAAACCTTGCTAGCTAGCTAGCTGTTTCTTGCTTGACCATGGATGGTGCCTGGTCTAACCTGCACTCAAGCTTGGAGAATTGTGATCAGTTTTAATCTTcagcatgttttgaaaataaaatcGATTGGACAAATTAAATAAgatgaaataataaaattattgtcATTTTGATCCTTTAATTAATCGTACATTTCTAAGGGCATGtatttgataaaattattttcaattctaatattttctttttcatattattatttttagatttaagtttatatAATGATATACTCATGGATTTAATACCTGAATATAATTGGTCAGGAGATAGTAAGCATACCTCACTCAATTACCAGATTTGCTCTGAAGCTTGTTTCTTCCTTCTCGTCGTAGCTTTCTTCTGACGAGTCTCCCCCTTTGTCTATGCTCTCCTCCTGGTGACTTGCCATCGATGCAAGTCTAGCATACTCCTCTAAATCAAATTTTGATGATGACTCGTCCCAAGTAGCCATTAGGGTTTTGTGCTTTGTTGTACTTGGTCCTTTCTTCTTGTCCTTCTTTTTCATCTTTAGGCCGTTttccttgatgtgcccctcttcattatagttatagcatcttatcttccttactcttcttttctttgcctACACGTGATTAAACTTATTActtctaaaaaatttcttaaattttcttactatTTATATGTTGTTTCATAATCATCGAGGGAAGTGTTGGCATCTAATTCGTCTTTCTTAGCTTTTAGAGCAATTTTGTTTGATTTTTCTATTTCCTGAGAATCTATACAGCGatactcgtgaagttcaaatgttgaaaataaattttcaagagtACTTGCCTCGAGGTGTTGGTGCAGGGAGTATCAGACGAtcgaatctaagttttaattatggcaaagggtcAAAAGTTAAAGTTACTTGTTGTCTACCAaggttgaatgagcttgtaggaaagtcttaagtgtgcTTAGGCAAAAGTCATAGTGGATTCTAggaaggtggaaaaccctaggggaggagaccctaggtgatggaaaatcctaactgcgattaggcaaggCAAAGTCTTAGCGAGTCGAGcgctttgggcgaaatcctagagtcggaaactctaggtgaaaatcctggtggtcgtggACCAAgtggaagtctagacaggtcgtggagtagacgttcagcatgaagacctaaagtcttggatgctgagaaaaagtccagatgGTCGTGCAGGATCGATCTGGCAAAAGTTTAACTCTCTTATGAGGAGTAGGTGATGACACGTTccctcgaagagggaacagtaagcatcggttcgacctagagtttcaatgaaactcaaagtcagaataaGACATTCAGAGGTtgtcaaatttatattatatacatTATTTATTGCTCGGACTAACTTCATTTTGTAGAAAAAAAAGGAAGGCTAAAAAAACTGGTTCAAGTGCCCGGAAGGGGTTCGGGTGCTCGGACCAGCCTCACCCAAGGCGGGTAGCAGGCGCCCAgacggtccaggcgcctggactcagtccaggtgcccggacccgAAAACTCATCCATAAGCCTACATGGAGCGGTCGATTGACCGGGACACGTGGTCTACGCGCTTGGAggggttccaggtgcccggaatagCTTATATAAACAACATTCGACCAGGGACTAAACAACGACATTTCGAATGACTTCTGCATTTGTGTGCTACTCCGATAAAGTCTCTACGATGTCCAAAAGCTCCGACGACAACTCTGTCGAAGATTTCATCCTATAAAGTCGTCCGTATTCTTAGTTTTCTAATTACTTGTAATTGTTTCAAATTGTACTTGTAATATTTATGATTGATTAGTAATTGCTCATCGAAAACACtttcacgtgcgggccttggagtatgagttgtcataggctccgaaccaagtaaatcgtggttatgttagcattgtttgcttttcgtttctatctttattTTGCTGCGTTTTACTTGAACTTTTTAAACGAACaaattagccacgagtgctatttaacccccctctagtgcaacaatcctacaattggtatcagagtggtcCCGCTCTGAATCGATACCAAGTCCAAACACAAAATACAAATAGCGCAAAATGAAATATCAGCGGAAAACTAATctcagatgtgacgtgggactggcagctagGATCCCCCAAGAAATTCCTCCATCATCTACCTATTACTTAGTGAAAGAAAAATCAGTACAAGGGATGGTGAGTGCGTAGCACTCAGCGAGTAATAAGAACATAGTAGTGCATGGACAAAAGTGTAAAGTGATTAAAGATAtatagtctcagtagggaaataagagCATGATCATAAGTGACATGATAATCATACATACCCGTACCAGTTTAACACAAACAGTATAATGATCAGTAACTCACTAGGGATCAGCAATAGACCTACTCAAAACCCCTGGACAATATATAATAGTATATCCGTGTATGAATCATGACAAGATCACACATATATACAGCATGCGTCTACAACATAAGCAACATGGGTACCACAAAGCCTAAGCACGTGTCAttacatataacagtaattgacAGGATATACAAACAATGACATACTCTAGTGTTACTTACATAGTAACCAACTATATCAACAGGAGAATATGAACTCTATGAAATGATACCTAGAAGCATGATATATCAATCACATATATTTACATGTATTATAAGATCCACCAAGTGTCTACCAGACAACATATATAGTAGGTAATAACACTTATAGTACACACCCGATatgtataatcatcatgatactaccaataATACACTAGATATATGTGTACACAAAATAGGCATGTGAGTGCTtataacataggtataatcgatgTGATACTTCCATAGCGCACACCAGATACACATGCACATACGACAGACACACGTACATTTacaatataaatataatcatcAAGATTCTTCCAACTAAACATACTGGACATATGTGTACataacaacataggtataattgacaatatacctccaataatactcacccaACATATATAAACACACAACACACACCGATCCAAAAACATGATTCATTAATAACATATACTTATACACATGAAGAGATCCAACATGTGTCTATCAACAATATCTATAATACGTAACAACATCTATACATGTGTACACACTAATATATGCATAATTAGCATGATAACTCCTATAGTACACACCAAACTCATGTGTACCCTACTGTATATAAACAATATAATCTTAATACAAATTTCTATCATATACACCATACATGTATGCACCCTACAGAATAGGAATTTCAAATAGAGACTGTATAGACAATAAAAAGAGCTTCTCAAAGATAAAGCATATAAGTATCAAACTCAgaaaaaaatacgagtggagacaagataaagcaacctaatccatcaGATAATccgcctttatatgtagatcgtgtcaaccgtcttTAACAAGTCCAAAAGATCACATCCAGCTCGAATCCTACATATAGGATACGGGGCAAAACTAAGAATCTATAATCAATGTATCAATCATAATTTGATAAACTAAATCTAATCCCAATTAGGGTTaggaaaccctaattaaattaacctaattGTTCCACATACTCACCTAGATCCAAATGTACCCCACTGTCGACTCGTGGCAAACACACCCACCATCAAAAACTCACCCACTACCCGAACTATAGTCGAAAGAAGATGATGCTGTTGTCCAATAGGTATTGATACCCCAAGTCAGCAATCCAACTTTCAATCACCAAAATCTTTGACAGATTCCTCTCGCTCAGTAACAAGGCCATGCCTTTGTACATATGATTTAAGCTCCTTGCGTACTTTGATCTAAAGGCTGTAAAATAAAGTTTTTCCTTACAAATAGACAACCAAATGTAAATAAGTAAATGTAGAGAACTGGACTCATGCAGAAATGTAGCTATTGGCACTCAATGATATATAAATTGATAAAGTGAAAAAAGATGCAATGAAGGCAATAAAAAAAGCATTCGACTTATTTCACATCCTGACTCCAGTGCGAGCTTGAAGAAACCAAGTCAAGTTGAATGTTTTGAGGCTGATTCTGGCAATTAGATCTGAATTAACCAGTAAGAAACAAATGAAAGTACATTGAATTTGCGTCTGATGAGAGACTTTGATGATTCAGACAATGGAGTATCATTTTTTCCTTGTATGTTCAATCCTTTTGCCCGTTTCTCTAATATAGGAGTAATGTAGGACAGAGAGGATCGGGAACCCTAGATATGTCGGGAGCTTCGTTGTAGGGAGCTTCTAGATGAGGAAGGTTGTTGCAAGAGAGGGACGGGAACCCTAGGATGGCTGTGGCTAGAGAGGGACAGGAACCCTAGCTCCGTCTGGCCGAGGACGCAACCTGTGAGAGCCTTGTCGAGGCGAGGGAGGGCTGGCTGAGGAGTCTTCTGTAAGCGAGGGCGACGACCGCGAGGGAGGGCGCACCGAGGAGTCTTCTTGAGTAAGGGCGACAGACACGAGAAAAAGGGTGACGTCGAGGTGTCTTCTAGAGCGCAGGCGTCGACCATGAGAAGATGGGCGAGGGAGGGCTCGCCGAGGAGTCTTCTGCAAGAAGAAGGGCGAGCGAGAACGTGATAGAAGCTTTGGGTttatagaatatatatatatatatatatatatatatatatatatatatatatatatagtacaaatttatatctaaaaatttatacaatgtgttatataaatttatatatataccaATTTGGATATAAAATaaactttatatatatttatatccaACCGTTTTcctaatataattgatcaattaaaattctataaatatgaactaacttaattaattaatctaactaaattgatctatttaaattattcattaaatctaaattaatcaattaaatcctcttaattaaataatttagttttgaacactgtataaaattttagtAGCAGCAAAATTATGGTGTGATAATCAAGCAACTTTTCATATTGCAATGAATCCTGTGTTTCATGAGCgaactaaacatattgaaattgattgtcacttCGTTAAtgaaaaaatttaacaaaacttgaTTTATATAGGATATGAGGATATGTGAAGATTGAATAATAACTCGGAACATCTTCACAAAAGTTTTAAGTGGAGTTTGGGTTGATTATCTTTGTAAGAAGTTGAGTATGCACTCCAACTTGAGGGGGAgtattatatataatagttatGATATTTGTATAtactatttattattatattatctcaatatattaggtaatATATATAGGTTAATTAGTTAAATtctaatttatatataaatacgTCTACTCTTTAATAAAGTAGGTATTCTTCTCAAAATCCACGAGATGTGATacccttttgataaaaaaaaaatgatggatGATTTCAAAATATAGGGGTGCTCTAGACTTTTGCcctttatttattataaaaatttatcattttaaCATTTATATGTGGCAACTCAACGTAAGAATGGCTGTAGACTTCAATATTCACCAATCCTTCCAAAAGTTCATATTGCTGCTTGTTATTCCATTCAAGTAGATTGCAACATTACAAATATGTTAAACAACAGCTTAATTCATTGAGTCAAGCAAGGGACAGCAGGCGAGACTTTATCTTTTACGGATCCTTTGGCGTCGATGCAGTTAGACTGCACCTGCTGTCCTTGATTTGCAGACCACAAATTAACATTGTCCATGGTGATGCCGGTGCAAGGCACAGTTTGGCTGCAATTCAGAGCAATTGCTACACTACTCGTTGAGGTTCCTGTCACAGAGAGATATTTCACATCGCTCACTTGGACTGCTGTTGTCTGTAGAGAATCAGCATCGTGAAtgatcaacttaattaattaccctttaaagtggaaaataattatcAAAGTAAAGGAATGAGAAAAAATAACCAATAAATCAAATTAGCGGAAAAAAATATAACACCGCACGAGGTGTTGCGGCTGCACGAGGTGACCTTGCGCGGCCGCACGAGGTGACCTCGCTCAAGGTGAACTTAGttttcccttttacctttgatgCACAGCTGCTGTGAGGGCAGTAGTACTGATCTATAATTATGGGGTTACGCACTTCATTCATGTTAATATTCACAAATGATATGTTCCTCGCAAAGCCAGACCCTCCCTGCAAAGTTCCAAAATGTCAAGCAAGGTAGAGCCGGGACGAATATGTTGAAGGTCGATTTCTGAGTGTGTATAAGTTGTGCTTATGAGTGATAATGGAATGTATTGTTGCTTGCCTGCCATGTTTTGATCCTGACTCCATTGGTCGTTTGGGACAAGTTGCAGTTGGAAACGTAGATGTCTGATGCTGTTGCCACGGTCCCAGCTATGCCCAAGCTCCCAATACTACAATCAAACATGAAATGGCTTCAAGGTTACTTTCAAATTCGTGAGCTCGATCACGGTTACTATAGCGGAGCCAGCCCGGGTGATCTACCCAGGCTGTGGGCCACGCCGACGTCGAAACCTACGCTGACGCTCGGGTTAGCCTCCGCTTTctctttcgtttttttcccttttttctaTAGTAAAATTAATGTTTTTCTCTTCTCACCGCTGTCGGGCATCCGGGCTACAACCCGGGTAGGGTTGTACCTGGCTCCGCCCTTGGCGGTTAGGCAATCATCGTGAGCTCCCGGCTAGGCCATGCAGCTAGCTAGCTAGTATTGATACTAAGTAAGTACCTTATTCCATGGCCAGGACCACATGCTACATTGTTGACAGAAACATCCACAGCACCATCACTCATCGACACACAATCATCTCCTGTGCCAATTACGGAGTCTGTTACCATGACATGTTGGCTTTGCTGGATGTGGATGCCGTCGGTGTTGGGGCTGTCGCCGGGGGAGGAGATGGTGATCCCTCTGATGTCGACATTGGCACTTTTCCCCACTGATATATGCATCATGGGGCTGTTGATCAGCTTCAACCCCGATATCTGTACATTTGTGCAACTCATCAGCCTCAGACTCTGCATCATCACAATTACTTCATTAACAATCTCCACACTTGGATAACACTTCAATTCTTTACTAATCTCTCTCAATCAACTTACATTGGCAGCTTCCATTGAACATTGCTGCAACACAAATTAAGTCGATCAAAAACATACAGTTAGTGTCGAGATATACATAACTtagaaaagataaattttttttacatttttctcttTGCATGACCACCAGTTTGTCCCTTGGCCATCGAGCTCGCCGGAGCCGTAGATGTTTAGGCCGTTGATTCGAATGAAAAGAAGCCAGCTATTCAACTTTTCTTTCCATATTTCATTTGTTCTTTTAAGATTTCCATCAACCTTTGGCACGAGAATAGCATGTTAGTCTACCAAGGGACGGGTTCTTGTACATTAAAAGATTTCATTTCGAAAgaattaatttaacttttttGGTTTCAAAACTtgattagttatttaaaatggaTTTTGCAGTATTCATTGAAAGGAACAAATGAAAATACTTTAAATTTATCCGATCGAGATACCTGAAATATATTACAAGTAAAAAGGAAAGAGATAGATCGAGAGGTCACTACTTTGTTATATAACTCGTGCTTAGTCGACAAATGAAGCTTCATATTCAAATCAtatcaaaatgaaagaaaaaaaaagaatgagCTTTCCCTTCCTATCTTGCATCTATGCTACTTTTGCCCTAGTTAGTGGGTTTATTTCTCTTCTAATAAATATCTGAAGGTGGGCTGAAAATTTTCGTAGGCTAAGTAAAAAACCTACACatgtaatgattttttttttttgaattgaaCTTTTGACGTGGAAGAGTGAATTTTAGTGgagtaaataatatattttttttaaaaaaaattggattaTGATTAGGGCAATCCTAAGTAAGATCCGTGGTGTGTTGTATACCTTTACGTGAACGACATAGTTGCAAGGTCCTTGAAAAACAATACGATCCAATAAAAATGTGTTCCCTGCCGGAATGAGTAAGGTGGAGGGTCCTGTGCTGTTGCGACAAATCGAACTCCATGCATTTACAAACGCCTgaataagaggaagaagaagaaagagtttaattaagaagaatcaaaaaaatatatatataatgatgcATCATGATGGATGCTGTTTTAATTAATTATCGCACTTGAGTGTCATCTGTGTTGCCATCTCCTTTGGCTCCAAAGTTTACGACGTTGTATGTTGGCTCATCAGCCAAAATCTCAGCAGCAAGAAGAAAGATCACAAAGAGACTGATAAGACCCTGatgaatcaaaatcaaaatacaggaaaacaaatatataaatcttgtttttttaaagaaaaaataataaaaatggagATATATagtttagctttttttttttcttactcgTCTAGCCATTGTCAACTGTGATTCTTCAACTATGAGTTAGTTATATATATAGAAATAACAGTGTTTGGAAAGAGTTAAAAATTGGAGATTTATATTGATCATTGCATTTAGATTATGTACAAATCTAATTACTTGTTTCTATGagacaatttaaaataaaaaacaaagtaAATTAAGTATGGGAATAATTAGTTCTTTATGGAATTAAGTAAAGAATGCATTTTTTCAtgcaaatatataataataaacaattacgttgcaatttttaaatttattatagaaGATTAGAATAAGCTGAAATCAAATGGCCACCTTTAACGGGACTTGAGCATTAACAAATAAAAGGCTATatgtattaaattatttaaataaatttatgtcAGATTCATAAATACaaccaaaataatttttatataatcgTATTTTTTAAATCCATGTTTATCTAGTTCTTACTATCCGATTACATTCACCTAATCATTACTCCAAGTCATCAATACAATCCTGTAAAAATTTTCCAGATAAATCAGAAAACGTAGATGAGTTCTAGCGGACGATCCATTGTCATAAGTTTTTTTGAACTCCCAAGTGTAATGTACCTTAAATGATATTTGAACTCTTTAAACTCTTATTGTCTAAGGAGTCGATCGAACCTTTTACCATTGTACCATATAGCCTGTCTAGTCCCATGGATATCTTCCACTATAGTGCAAATAATTCCTCACCTAGCAATCAATGTCTAGATCTTTCATCGCACCAGAGGAAAATTCCTATGTCACATTATTAGGAATTAAACTATGAATACTAGAGAATTTCTAAAGTGCCTTTGTAACTCTATTGTAGCTGGGGCTATAATTGTATAAATGGAAGTCGTAGttaatgataaaaattaaattctagATAATgtacatgttttttttaataattttattaaagtaATATAAATATATTCATTTATTTATAACAAATTTAGTGACAACAcatctttattattattttttaattattaatatgaAAAAATACGATTCGTTCACCCTCGTGCCCTGTCAATCTATCCCTATACTAATATGGAAGAAGTAAATTATAGATAACTACTGGTCATTAGTGTAGATGACTAAGACATGAAAAAAGCATGctcaaactttttttttaaacattaatATGTTTCTAGTTGGTTGATCATGAAAATAGCTATTTAACGCCAATTTCATTTCATGAATTAAAGTGCAAACACCATTGTAGAAAGGTCATGTATAAGTATACTTGGGTTTTAACCTAGGGCCACCCGAAGGTTATTCTAACTTTTTATACATTAAATTCCTAAATCATTGTTATTAGCCCGAGATTCtttatagtattttttttgttaaaattgttTTAGCCCGATGGCAGATGAATATGTTTCTAATATATTAGTAACTAATTAAGTTGATATATATACCTTATTCCATGGCCAGGACCACATGTTATATTACTTATAGTAATGTCTTCAGCACCTTCGCTCAGTGACACATAGTCATCTCTCGTGCCAATTATGGAGTTTCTCATACTGACAAATCGGCTTTAATTCAGTGACACATAGTCATCTCCCGTCGATGTTGGGGCTATCATCAGGGGTGACGATGGTGATGTCGTTGATATTGACTCGCTCGTCTTCCCTACCAATATGTGCATCATCGGGCTGTTGATTGACCTGAGCCCCCAAATCTATGCATTAGCGCAACTCAACATATGTAGACTTtgcaattaatattatatatatttcattaaCAATGTCCACACTTGATTTAATACGTCGAATAAGATAACGAATATTTGATAGATTGACGAGAAATGAAATTGAgaagaagacaagaa
This window contains:
- the LOC122033743 gene encoding polygalacturonase-2-like, which encodes MAGQSVIVISLFVLLLLASSSAATEVLADASIYNVLDFGAKGDGNTNDTLAFVNAWNAACHKSTTPSTLLIPAGKTFLLSYIDFEGPCNNFISVTIDGNLKRINEIWQEVFSWLLFSRINGITISGSGELDGQGTEWWSCKEKNQCPEDGPNSLHMLSCTDAQIWGLRSINSVMMHISVGKSKRVDIRDITIVAPDESPNTDGIHVQQSQFVSIRNSIIGTGDDCVSLSEGAEDITIRNVKCGPGHGISIGSLGKKGSQATAANIHVSNCTLTKTTNGVRIKTWQGGSGFASNISFVDITMNDVRYPIIIDQYYCPHSECDAQASAVEVRDVKYIGVTGSSTREVAIALNCSQSVPCSGIVMDRVNLWNSNEGEEVRSHCISADGYAMNQVTPAVSCLTQRNLAS
- the LOC122033744 gene encoding polygalacturonase ADPG2-like, whose translation is MARRGLISLFVIFLLAAEILADEPTYNVVNFGAKGDGNTDDTQAFVNAWSSICRNSTGPSTLLIPAGNTFLLDRIVFQGPCNYVVHVKQCSMEAANSLRLMSCTNVQISGLKLINSPMMHISVGKSANVDIRGITISSPGDSPNTDGIHIQQSQHVMVTDSVIGTGDDCVSMSDGAVDVSVNNVACGPGHGISIGSLGIAGTVATASDIYVSNCNLSQTTNGVRIKTWQGGSGFARNISFVNINMNEVRNPIIIDQYYCPHSSCASKTTAVQVSDVKYLSVTGTSTSSVAIALNCSQTVPCTGITMDNVNLWSANQGQQVQSNCIDAKGSQYELLEGLVNIEVYSHSYVERLLGEPSLAHLLMVDACALEDTSTSPFFSCLSPLLKKTPRCALPRGRRPRLQKTPQPALPRLDKALTGCVLGQTELGSNCQNQPQNIQLDLVSSSSHWSQDVK